Proteins from a single region of Nocardioides anomalus:
- a CDS encoding threonine aldolase family protein: MSELVDLRSDTLTRPTEAMRAAMARAEVGDDVYGEDPTVLELEERVAGLFGHEAALFTPTGSMANVLAVGSLVAPGQEVLCESSAHIARAELGAHAAIGGITMRTWTGHRGRPDLAAIRSLFAPDMGPFFVRTAAVAVENTHNFAGGAVTPLEQLQELREWATGVGTGVHLDGARIWNAHVATDTPLAEYGAIADVLAVCLSKGLGAPIGSLMVGSRDAVDEARVRRKRMGGGMRQVGILAAAGLHALDHHLERLAEDHAHARLLAEACGLDPETVDSNIVVVERHDAPAYVAAAAEHGVRIATVGPTAVRMVTHLDVSREDAERAAQVLTKIS; this comes from the coding sequence ATGAGCGAGCTCGTCGACCTCCGCTCCGACACCCTCACCCGCCCGACCGAGGCGATGCGCGCCGCGATGGCGCGCGCCGAGGTCGGCGACGACGTGTACGGCGAGGACCCGACCGTCCTCGAGCTCGAGGAGCGGGTCGCGGGGCTGTTCGGGCACGAGGCGGCGCTGTTCACGCCGACCGGGTCGATGGCCAACGTGCTGGCCGTCGGCTCGCTGGTGGCGCCGGGCCAGGAGGTGCTCTGCGAGTCGTCGGCGCACATCGCGCGGGCCGAGCTGGGCGCGCACGCCGCGATCGGCGGCATCACCATGCGCACCTGGACCGGTCACCGCGGGCGGCCCGACCTGGCCGCGATCCGGTCGCTGTTCGCGCCGGACATGGGGCCGTTCTTCGTGCGCACGGCCGCGGTCGCCGTGGAGAACACCCACAACTTCGCCGGCGGCGCGGTCACGCCGCTCGAGCAGCTCCAGGAGCTGCGCGAGTGGGCCACCGGCGTCGGCACCGGCGTGCACCTCGACGGCGCCCGCATCTGGAACGCGCACGTGGCCACCGACACGCCCCTCGCGGAGTACGGCGCGATCGCGGACGTCCTCGCGGTCTGCCTGTCCAAGGGCCTCGGCGCCCCGATCGGCTCGCTCATGGTCGGCTCGCGCGACGCCGTGGACGAGGCCCGGGTGCGCCGCAAGCGGATGGGCGGCGGGATGCGCCAGGTCGGGATCCTCGCGGCGGCCGGGCTGCACGCGCTGGACCACCACCTCGAGCGCCTGGCCGAGGACCACGCCCACGCCCGGCTGCTGGCCGAGGCCTGCGGGCTGGACCCGGAGACCGTGGACAGCAACATCGTGGTCGTCGAGCGCCACGACGCGCCGGCGTACGTCGCGGCCGCGGCCGAGCACGGCGTGCGGATCGCCACGGTCGGGCCGACGGCGGTGCGGATGGTCACCCACCTCGACGTGAGCCGCGAGGACGCCGAGCGTGCGGCCCAGGTGCTGACGAAGATCAGCTGA